A window from Mycteria americana isolate JAX WOST 10 ecotype Jacksonville Zoo and Gardens unplaced genomic scaffold, USCA_MyAme_1.0 Scaffold_43, whole genome shotgun sequence encodes these proteins:
- the EIF3K gene encoding eukaryotic translation initiation factor 3 subunit K, which yields MPGERPRRKRKLPRPPEPGIALPVPAAPRVMALFEQMRANVGKLLRGIDRYNPENLATLERYVETQAKENAYDLEANLAVLKLYQFNPAFFQTTVTAQILLKALTNLPHTDFTLCKCMIDQAHQEERPIRQILYLGELLETCHFQSFWQALDENMELLDGITGFEDSVRKFICHVVGITYQHIDRWLLAEMLGDLSEAQLKVWMSKYGWTEPEPGRIFICNQEESIKPKNIVEKIDFDSVSSIMASSL from the exons ATGCCCGGCGAGCGCCCGCGCCGGAAGCGGAAGTTGCCTCGCCCGCCAGAGCCCGGTATCGCTCTTCCGGTTCCGGCAGCGCCGCGAGTCATGGCGCTTTTCGAGCAGATGCGGGCTAACGTGGGCAAACTGCTGCGGGGCATCGACCG gTACAACCCCGAGAACCTGGCCACGCTGGAGCGCTACGTGGAGACGCAGGCCAAGGAGAACGCCTACGACCTGGAGGCCAACCTGGCCGTGCTGAAGct GTACCAGTTCAACCCTGCCTTCTTCCAGACCACCGTCACGGCCCAGATCCTGCTGAAGGCCCTGACCAACCTCCCGCACACGGACTTCACCCTCTGCAAGTGCATGATCGACCAGGCCCAC CAGGAGGAAAGGCCCATCAGGCAGATCCTCTACctgggggagctgctggagaCCTGCCACTTCCAGTCCTTCTGG CAAGCTCTGGATGAGAACATGGAGCTGCTGGATGGGATCACCGGCTTCGAGGACTCCGTGAGGAAAT TCATCTGCCACGTGGTGGGGATCACCTACCAGCACATCGACCGCTGGCTGCTGGCCGAGATGTTGGGGGACCTCTCGG aggcTCAGCTGAAGGTCTGGATGAGCAAGTACGGCTGGACGGAGCCGGAGCCCGGGCGCATCTTCATCTGCAACCAGGAGGAGAGCATCAAGCCCAAGAACATCGTGGAGAAGATCGACTTCGACA GCGTCTCCAGCATCATGGCGTCCTCCCTCTGA